From Bradyrhizobium symbiodeficiens, the proteins below share one genomic window:
- a CDS encoding cysteine desulfurase family protein: protein MRNRVYLDWNATTPLRPEARRAMLAAWDLVGNPSSVHAEGREARRLVEEARGALAAAVGALPRNVVFTSAGTEANAMALSPGLRRSSGGPVERLLVSAVEHASVLAGGRFPADKIGLIPVLRSGVVDLDRLRGLLADGPSALVSVMAANNETGALQPVAEVARVVHEAGGLLHVDAIQALGKIPFEINIVGADLATFSAHKVGGPKGVGALVVAEGLSGLEPLLRGGGQELNRRAGTENVAGIAGFGAAVKVALQTLSEDAEQMATLRIRLENGIRGTAGATVFSDDVERLPNTVLFAAPGLKAETAVIGFDLEGIAVSSGSACSSGKVQPSHVLSAMGYDPAVAQGAVRLSLGWSTEPDDINRALEAWRKLGNTLLKG from the coding sequence ATGCGGAACCGCGTTTATCTCGACTGGAATGCGACCACGCCGCTGCGCCCGGAAGCGCGACGCGCCATGCTTGCTGCCTGGGATCTGGTCGGCAACCCGTCCTCGGTCCACGCCGAGGGACGGGAGGCGCGTCGGCTAGTGGAAGAGGCCCGTGGCGCACTGGCAGCAGCGGTAGGGGCGCTGCCGCGCAACGTCGTCTTCACCTCCGCTGGAACGGAAGCCAACGCGATGGCGCTGTCGCCTGGCCTGCGGCGGTCATCTGGCGGCCCGGTCGAACGGCTGCTGGTTTCGGCCGTGGAGCACGCCTCGGTGCTCGCCGGTGGCCGGTTCCCGGCGGACAAGATCGGTTTGATCCCGGTGCTGCGTTCCGGTGTGGTTGATCTCGACCGTCTCAGGGGCCTGCTCGCTGACGGCCCTTCGGCCCTGGTTTCCGTCATGGCCGCGAACAACGAAACCGGCGCGCTCCAGCCGGTCGCGGAGGTCGCCCGGGTCGTCCACGAGGCCGGCGGCCTCCTGCACGTCGATGCAATCCAGGCGCTCGGGAAAATTCCGTTCGAGATCAACATCGTGGGCGCGGATCTTGCGACTTTTTCTGCACATAAGGTCGGCGGCCCCAAGGGTGTCGGTGCCCTGGTCGTGGCCGAGGGACTGAGCGGATTGGAGCCCTTGCTGCGGGGAGGCGGCCAGGAGCTGAACCGGCGCGCCGGAACCGAGAATGTTGCGGGAATCGCCGGCTTCGGCGCAGCGGTGAAAGTCGCGCTTCAGACTCTTTCGGAAGATGCGGAGCAGATGGCAACCCTCAGAATTCGCTTGGAAAATGGTATCCGGGGAACCGCCGGCGCAACCGTCTTCTCGGATGACGTTGAGCGGTTGCCGAATACCGTTCTTTTCGCCGCGCCCGGCCTCAAGGCCGAGACCGCCGTGATCGGCTTTGACCTCGAAGGCATCGCAGTCTCGTCGGGGTCGGCCTGTTCCTCGGGCAAGGTCCAGCCGTCCCACGTGCTGTCGGCCATGGGGTACGATCCCGCGGTGGCCCAGGGGGCGGTGCGCCTCAGTCTGGGCTGGTCCACGGAACCGGATGACATCAATAGGGCGTTAGAGGCTTGGCGAAAGCTCGGTAATACCCTACTTAAGGGATAG
- the sufB gene encoding Fe-S cluster assembly protein SufB: protein MPAVQETVERVKRIDVDQYRYGFETLIESDKAPKGLSEDTVRFISEKKNEPAWMLQWRLEAYRRWLTMTEPTWARVDYPKIDFQDLYYYSAPKPKKTITSLDEIDPEILKTYEKLGIPLREVAMLEGVEPKPGEEDPARRKIAVDAVFDSVSVATTFKAELKKAGVIFMPISEAIREHPELVQKYLGSVVPTSDNFYATLNSAVFSDGSFVYVPPGVRCPMELSTYFRINERNTGQFERTLIIADKGAYVSYLEGCTAPQRDENQLHAAVVELVAHDDAEIKYSTVQNWYPGNSEGKGGIYNFVTKRGDCRGDRSKISWTQVETGSAITWKYPSCILRGDNSSGEFYSIAISNGYQQVDSGTKMIHLGKNTSSRIISKGIAAGKSQNTYRGLVTAHRKATGARNFTACDSLLIGDKCGAHTVPYIEAKNSSATFEHEATTSKISEDVLFYCIQRGLSQEEAVGLVVNGFVKDVLQQLPMEFAVEAQKLISISLEGSVG from the coding sequence ATGCCAGCCGTGCAAGAGACGGTCGAGCGCGTCAAGCGCATCGACGTCGACCAATACCGCTATGGGTTTGAGACCCTGATCGAATCCGACAAGGCCCCCAAGGGGCTGTCGGAAGACACAGTCCGGTTCATCTCCGAGAAGAAGAACGAGCCCGCCTGGATGCTCCAGTGGCGGCTGGAGGCCTATCGGCGCTGGCTGACCATGACCGAGCCGACCTGGGCCCGCGTCGACTATCCCAAGATCGATTTCCAGGACCTCTATTACTATTCGGCGCCGAAGCCGAAGAAGACGATCACCTCGCTCGACGAGATCGATCCGGAGATTCTCAAGACCTACGAGAAGCTCGGCATTCCCTTGCGGGAAGTCGCGATGCTCGAAGGCGTCGAGCCCAAGCCCGGCGAGGAAGACCCGGCGCGCCGCAAGATCGCGGTCGATGCCGTCTTCGATTCGGTCTCGGTTGCGACCACCTTCAAGGCGGAGCTGAAGAAAGCCGGCGTGATCTTCATGCCGATCTCGGAGGCGATCCGCGAGCACCCTGAACTGGTGCAGAAATATCTGGGATCGGTGGTGCCGACCTCCGACAATTTCTACGCGACGCTGAACTCGGCAGTGTTTTCCGACGGCTCGTTCGTCTACGTGCCGCCGGGCGTGCGCTGTCCGATGGAGCTGTCGACCTATTTCCGCATCAACGAGCGCAACACCGGTCAGTTCGAGCGCACGCTGATCATCGCCGACAAGGGCGCCTACGTCTCCTATCTCGAAGGCTGCACCGCGCCGCAGCGCGACGAGAACCAGCTGCATGCCGCCGTGGTCGAGCTCGTCGCGCATGACGATGCCGAGATCAAATATTCGACGGTGCAGAACTGGTATCCCGGCAATTCGGAAGGCAAGGGCGGCATCTACAATTTCGTCACCAAGCGTGGCGACTGCCGCGGCGACCGCTCCAAGATTTCCTGGACCCAGGTCGAGACCGGGTCGGCGATCACCTGGAAATATCCGAGCTGCATCCTGCGCGGCGACAATTCCAGCGGCGAGTTCTATTCGATCGCGATCTCGAACGGCTATCAGCAGGTCGACAGCGGCACCAAGATGATCCATCTCGGCAAGAACACGTCGAGCCGGATCATCTCCAAGGGCATCGCCGCCGGCAAGTCGCAGAACACCTATCGTGGGCTCGTCACCGCGCATCGCAAGGCGACCGGCGCCCGCAATTTCACGGCCTGCGATTCCCTGCTGATCGGCGACAAATGCGGCGCGCACACCGTGCCGTACATCGAGGCCAAGAACTCGTCGGCGACGTTCGAGCACGAGGCGACGACCTCGAAGATCTCCGAGGATGTGCTGTTCTACTGCATCCAGCGCGGCCTTTCGCAGGAAGAAGCGGTCGGCCTCGTCGTCAACGGCTTCGTCAAGGACGTGCTGCAGCAGCTGCCGATGGAATTCGCGGTGGAAGCGCAGAAGCTGATTTCGATCTCGCTCGAAGGGTCGGTCGGTTAG
- the sufC gene encoding Fe-S cluster assembly ATPase SufC, with translation MALLEVKDLKVRVEEREILHGLNLTVNEGEIHAIMGPNGSGKSTLSHVIAGKPGYEVIDGQILFKGEDLLEMAPEERAAKGVFLAFQYPVEIPGVATMTFLRTALNAQRKARGESEYSTPDFLKKVREVSKSLNIPQDMLKRGVNVGFSGGEKKRNEVLQMALFEPSLCILDEMDSGLDIDALRIAADGVNALHSPKRAMVVITHYQRLLNYIVPDIVHVMSKGRVVKSGGKELALELEASGYAQFEDAA, from the coding sequence ATGGCTTTGCTTGAAGTGAAAGACCTCAAGGTTCGTGTCGAGGAGCGTGAGATCCTCCACGGGCTGAATCTGACCGTGAACGAGGGCGAGATCCACGCGATCATGGGGCCGAACGGCTCCGGCAAGTCGACGCTCTCCCACGTCATCGCCGGCAAGCCCGGCTATGAAGTCATCGACGGTCAGATCTTGTTCAAGGGCGAGGACCTGCTGGAGATGGCTCCGGAGGAGCGCGCCGCGAAAGGCGTGTTCCTGGCGTTTCAGTATCCGGTCGAGATTCCCGGCGTCGCCACCATGACCTTCCTGCGCACCGCGCTCAACGCGCAGCGCAAGGCGCGCGGCGAGAGCGAATATTCGACGCCCGACTTCCTGAAGAAGGTCCGCGAGGTCTCGAAGTCGCTGAACATCCCGCAGGACATGCTCAAGCGCGGCGTCAATGTCGGCTTCTCCGGCGGCGAGAAGAAGCGCAACGAGGTGCTGCAGATGGCGCTGTTCGAGCCGAGCCTGTGCATCCTCGACGAGATGGATTCCGGCCTCGACATCGATGCGCTGCGCATCGCGGCCGACGGCGTCAACGCGCTGCATTCGCCCAAGCGCGCGATGGTCGTCATCACCCATTATCAGCGGCTGCTGAACTACATCGTGCCCGACATCGTGCACGTGATGTCGAAGGGCCGTGTCGTGAAGAGCGGCGGCAAGGAACTGGCGCTCGAGCTGGAAGCGTCCGGCTACGCCCAGTTCGAGGACGCCGCGTAA
- the sufD gene encoding Fe-S cluster assembly protein SufD, translated as MNVAVAKTGKGRAVSDLFASAEGRLPGSPSVIAVRREAFETYERLGLPHRRIEEWKYTDLRALVGEVLPLAAAPDASALKRAAEAVKAHAIEGARKLVLVDGVFAGDLSDVKALAAEAGFKTLRETLEKDAGLLKTATTDAVIALNAAMATDGVVLSIADGAQLSAPIQIIHLATAASASAFTRSRVMVGKGVSATIIESFVAVGAKAYQVNDAVILSIGDNADVAHIRLMDDAPDAVNISSHFVTVGANTKLNFFNMTTGAAVSRLQGFITLAGEGSELSANGVNLLQKTEHGDTTLVVDHAVPNCVSREVFRAVLDDRAHSVFQGRIIVRPDAQKTDGKMMIRALLLSDEAEADNKPELEIFADDVSCGHGATAGALDDSLLFYLKARGLPEKQAQALLIQAFVGEAIEQIADDGLREHVIGIAERWLERRQ; from the coding sequence ATGAACGTTGCTGTGGCAAAGACCGGAAAGGGCCGCGCGGTGAGCGATCTCTTCGCCAGCGCCGAAGGCCGGCTGCCGGGTTCGCCTTCCGTGATCGCGGTGCGCCGCGAGGCGTTCGAGACCTATGAGCGTCTCGGCCTGCCGCACCGCCGGATCGAGGAATGGAAATACACCGACCTGCGCGCGCTGGTCGGCGAGGTGCTGCCGCTGGCGGCCGCGCCCGATGCGTCTGCGCTGAAGCGCGCCGCGGAAGCCGTCAAGGCGCATGCGATCGAGGGTGCCCGCAAGCTGGTGCTGGTCGACGGCGTGTTCGCAGGCGATCTGTCCGACGTGAAGGCGCTCGCCGCCGAGGCCGGCTTCAAGACGTTGCGGGAGACGCTGGAGAAGGATGCCGGTCTGCTGAAAACCGCGACCACCGATGCCGTGATCGCGCTGAACGCGGCGATGGCGACCGACGGTGTCGTGCTGTCGATTGCGGATGGTGCGCAACTCTCTGCGCCGATCCAGATCATCCATCTCGCAACCGCGGCTTCCGCCTCGGCCTTCACCCGCTCGCGGGTCATGGTTGGGAAGGGCGTCAGCGCCACCATCATCGAGAGCTTTGTCGCAGTCGGTGCGAAAGCCTACCAAGTCAACGATGCCGTCATCCTCTCGATCGGCGACAACGCTGATGTCGCACATATCCGTCTGATGGACGATGCGCCTGACGCGGTGAACATCAGCTCGCACTTCGTGACCGTCGGAGCGAACACGAAGCTGAACTTCTTCAACATGACCACGGGTGCCGCGGTCAGCCGTCTGCAGGGGTTCATCACGCTGGCAGGCGAGGGCAGCGAGCTCTCGGCCAATGGCGTCAATTTGTTGCAGAAGACCGAGCATGGCGACACCACGCTGGTGGTCGACCATGCGGTGCCGAACTGCGTCAGCCGCGAGGTCTTCCGCGCCGTGCTCGACGACCGTGCGCACTCGGTATTCCAGGGCCGCATCATCGTCCGTCCTGACGCGCAGAAGACCGACGGCAAGATGATGATCCGCGCGCTGCTGCTCTCGGACGAAGCCGAGGCCGATAACAAGCCCGAGCTGGAAATCTTCGCCGACGACGTTTCCTGCGGCCACGGCGCCACCGCCGGCGCGCTGGACGACAGCCTGCTGTTCTATCTGAAGGCGCGTGGCCTGCCGGAGAAGCAGGCCCAAGCGCTGCTGATCCAGGCCTTCGTCGGTGAAGCGATCGAGCAGATCGCCGATGACGGCTTGCGCGAGCATGTGATCGGCATCGCCGAGCGCTGGCTGGAGCGGCGCCAATGA
- a CDS encoding cysteine desulfurase, with protein MSTHPAVKNGAYDVARVRQDFPALALQVYGKNLVYLDNAASAQKPSAVLDRMTQAYTSEYANVHRGLHYLANAATEAYEGGRTKVAQFINAPRTEEVIFTRNATEAINLVASSWGGPNIKEGDEIVLSIMEHHSNIVPWHFLRERQGAVIKWAPVDDEGNFLIDEFEKLLTAKTKLVAITQMSNALGTIVPVKEVVKIAHARGIPVLVDGSQGAVHLPVDVQDIGCDFYVFTGHKVYGPTGIGVLWAKYDHLVAMRPFNGGGEMIREVSRDVVTYGDPPHKFEAGTPAIVEAVGLGAAIDYVNSIGKERIAAHERDLTTYAQEKLREINSLRLIGTARGKGPVISFELKGAHAHDVATVIDRQGIAVRAGTHCVMPLLERFNVTATCRASFGMYNTREEVDHLAQALLKARDLFA; from the coding sequence ATGAGCACGCATCCGGCAGTCAAAAACGGCGCCTATGACGTCGCGCGCGTCCGCCAGGATTTCCCGGCGCTCGCCTTGCAGGTCTATGGCAAGAATCTGGTGTATCTCGACAACGCGGCCTCGGCGCAGAAGCCGAGCGCCGTGCTCGATCGCATGACGCAGGCCTATACGAGCGAATACGCCAACGTGCATCGCGGCCTGCATTACCTCGCCAATGCCGCGACCGAAGCCTATGAGGGCGGTCGCACCAAGGTCGCGCAGTTCATCAATGCGCCCCGGACCGAGGAAGTGATCTTCACCCGCAACGCGACGGAGGCCATCAACCTGGTCGCCTCGTCCTGGGGCGGGCCGAACATCAAAGAGGGCGACGAGATCGTCCTCTCGATCATGGAGCACCATTCCAACATCGTGCCCTGGCATTTCCTCAGGGAACGTCAAGGTGCCGTGATCAAATGGGCGCCGGTCGACGACGAGGGCAATTTCCTCATCGACGAGTTCGAGAAGCTTCTGACGGCCAAGACCAAGCTGGTCGCGATCACTCAGATGTCGAATGCGCTCGGCACCATCGTGCCGGTCAAGGAGGTCGTGAAGATCGCCCACGCGCGGGGCATTCCCGTGCTGGTCGACGGCAGCCAGGGTGCGGTGCATCTGCCCGTCGACGTCCAGGACATCGGCTGCGACTTCTACGTCTTCACCGGCCACAAGGTGTACGGTCCGACCGGCATCGGCGTGCTCTGGGCCAAGTACGACCACCTCGTCGCGATGCGCCCCTTCAATGGCGGCGGCGAGATGATCCGCGAGGTCTCGCGCGATGTCGTCACCTACGGCGATCCTCCGCATAAATTCGAGGCGGGCACGCCCGCGATCGTCGAGGCCGTCGGCCTTGGCGCCGCCATCGACTACGTCAATTCGATCGGCAAGGAGCGCATCGCCGCGCATGAGCGCGATCTCACCACCTATGCCCAGGAGAAGCTGCGCGAGATCAACTCGCTGCGGTTGATCGGCACGGCACGCGGCAAGGGTCCGGTGATCTCGTTCGAGCTGAAGGGCGCGCATGCCCATGACGTCGCCACCGTGATCGACCGCCAGGGCATCGCAGTGCGCGCCGGCACCCATTGCGTGATGCCGCTTTTAGAGCGGTTCAACGTCACGGCCACATGCCGAGCCTCGTTCGGCATGTATAATACGCGGGAAGAAGTCGATCATCTGGCACAGGCGCTGCTGAAGGCGCGGGATTTGTTCGCATGA
- a CDS encoding SUF system Fe-S cluster assembly protein, producing MSDTAEIKANPMETRSALPPEETERLTTEIIAGLKTVFDPEIPADIYELGLIYKVEIKDDRSVDVQMTLTTPNCPAAGELPTMVENAVASVPGVGVVDVKVVWEPAWTPERMSDEARLVLNMW from the coding sequence ATGAGTGACACGGCCGAAATCAAAGCCAATCCGATGGAGACCCGTTCGGCGCTGCCGCCGGAGGAGACCGAGCGTCTCACCACCGAGATCATCGCCGGGCTGAAGACCGTGTTCGACCCGGAAATCCCGGCGGACATCTACGAACTTGGCCTGATCTACAAGGTCGAGATCAAGGACGACCGCTCGGTCGATGTCCAGATGACGCTGACGACGCCCAACTGCCCTGCTGCCGGCGAACTGCCGACCATGGTCGAAAACGCGGTCGCCAGCGTTCCCGGCGTCGGCGTGGTCGACGTCAAGGTCGTCTGGGAGCCGGCCTGGACGCCCGAGCGCATGAGCGACGAGGCCCGCCTCGTCCTCAACATGTGGTGA
- a CDS encoding HesB/IscA family protein, with protein MTQISSGSTPASTPKPRRPRPQVMRLTDAAAQRISELTNRADSEIVGLRVGVKNGGCAGQSYTVEYAHDVRPTDEVVEDKGVKILVDPKAVLFLLGTEMDYKADKMQAQFVFNNPNQISACGCGESVELRPAKIDG; from the coding sequence ATGACCCAGATATCGTCAGGCTCGACACCAGCATCCACTCCCAAGCCGCGGCGGCCACGCCCGCAGGTAATGCGGCTGACCGACGCTGCCGCCCAGCGCATCAGCGAACTGACAAACCGCGCCGACTCCGAGATCGTCGGCCTGCGCGTCGGGGTGAAGAACGGCGGCTGCGCCGGCCAGTCCTACACGGTCGAATACGCCCATGACGTCCGCCCGACCGACGAGGTCGTCGAGGACAAGGGCGTCAAGATCCTGGTCGACCCAAAGGCCGTACTGTTCCTGCTCGGCACCGAGATGGACTACAAGGCCGACAAGATGCAGGCCCAGTTCGTCTTCAATAATCCCAACCAGATCTCCGCCTGCGGCTGCGGCGAGTCGGTCGAGCTGCGTCCGGCCAAGATCGACGGGTAA
- a CDS encoding TfoX/Sxy family protein, producing MDREFLTDLFADFGPVTIRKMFSGYGISADGINFALSLRAGLFFRADEVTIPDFEAEGSKPFQYSTRAKIVVVNSYWELPARLFDDSAELAQWARAALAAAQRAKVKTRPKKKAAAKKATRKAVPKKRLAKKAAKRKVR from the coding sequence ATGGACCGCGAATTCCTGACCGACCTGTTCGCCGATTTCGGCCCCGTCACCATCCGAAAAATGTTCTCCGGCTACGGCATCTCAGCCGACGGCATCAACTTCGCGCTGTCGCTGCGTGCCGGCCTGTTCTTTCGGGCCGACGAGGTGACGATCCCGGACTTTGAAGCCGAAGGCTCAAAACCGTTCCAATATTCGACCCGCGCCAAGATCGTGGTGGTGAACTCCTATTGGGAGCTGCCTGCGCGCCTGTTCGACGATTCCGCCGAGCTCGCGCAATGGGCGAGGGCGGCGCTCGCCGCCGCCCAGCGCGCCAAGGTGAAGACGCGGCCGAAGAAAAAGGCGGCGGCGAAGAAGGCGACAAGAAAAGCCGTGCCGAAGAAGCGGTTGGCCAAAAAGGCAGCCAAAAGGAAGGTGCGGTAG